In Nostoc piscinale CENA21, the genomic stretch ATTGCTGTAAATACATTTTAGGTGATGACAGAAAGATGTAGCGATCGCAATTGGAACTTTTATTGAGATTCTTCTCTAAGAATTAACACCTAAGATTTTTAACCTATATTTTAAGTCTAAGTTAGTTAGTTTTTGATAGTCAAAACTGTATCATCACCAATTAAAATAAATTAAGCTGAATTTTAGACTATCGGTAAAGTTATTTTTATATGAATTTCTCTAAAATATATTTCGTAGATATTAAAATTCATATTTGATTTTTGAAAAAACATTACAAAAAAAAATACTCTTGAATGCTCACAATTCTTTGCCTGTAAGGATAATTGTAAAAATCAAACCTGAATTAAGGTATAGGAATCATATTTGATTTATGAAAACAATCAGTACATCTAGTTAAGGTTTCTTTCCAGCTCCCCAACGCCACTTGCTACAACTTTAGCAACCTCCACAACGTAGTGGCTCCTTCCTATTCCCTGTCTACACTACTAGACTCGGAAATCAAACAAGATTTTTATAGTAATAATCTGTTTTATCTCCAGCCATTGTAGAAACGGTAAATAGAAAATCAAGCCTAGAATTACTTGCTATTTTGAGACACAATGCTTTATATTTTCAGATGCTCTCAAATAACGACTTAATACCTTATTTAATCAACGCCTATTCTAAATTTTTCAATATATAATATCTATTCTGTGGAAGCCATCGGTAAAATTACGCTAAATAAAATATTCCTCATAATAACTTTGTATTCATTTTATTCATCTTTATAAAAACTTTAATTTTTGGAGAGTTTAGTTGGAAGACAAATTCAGCTATATCTCATAAAATATGGTTACATAACTACTGAGTGAAATCTGATTCATCTCTGTTATTAAGTTGAACAAAAAGTTCTTGATAGTAAAATAACCAAAAAACTAATTTGATTTAACACCAAGTTACTGCTTGACGTGCATCAAACTACCAAATTATTCAAAAGTTATAGAAAACATGGATAGCGAACAGCCAACGCGCTATCAAACCGCTATGGTATCAACTTATTACCCCGAAACCAGTTTTCTGAACCATCTTCTTATGCCAGATGGAACTGAGCAATCTTGCGGCTCAGATATTTTAAACCTTCTGCATAGCGGAAAAGTTTTGATTGTTAATAGTCGCAAGCGGAATGGGTTAATACTTTTTAAACGCTACCATGCAGAATTCGCTGGCCCAGGAGCAGCGGTTGGTGGAGAATATGATAGTGATTGCCAGATGGTTCTGCCAATCGGCAATTTATCTTTATTAGATCCCGAATCATACGAGGAACGTCAGAAAGCTTACTTAATTCGGCGACAATGGATTCGCTTAATCAAGCAAATTACCGAAAATCCTGTGCCGCAACAGCGAGTCCAAAAGATTTTAGATCAGTTTGACCAATATTTTCCAGCAGAAATAGTGGCTGATTTACCAGATGCAGCCTTTGCGCTTTTAGTGGGTGTATTCCCTCAAACTGCGAGGATGGTACGTCGTTTTGGTAGTGAAGTTGATGGCAGATTCAATTACTAGCCATAGCAAAAAATAAGAGTCTGGATGACTTATGATTTGGAATTTTTTTTACTTGAGCATAGTTAAGATTCACAATTTGCAATGGCAGCTTGTAGTCTTTCCCAGGTACGGGAATTCTCTGCGGGAGTCCCAATTGTGATTCGTAAGCCCTCACTCAGTAGTCTGACAAGAGTTCCAGAGTTGCTGAGTTGTTGGTGTAAATTTTGTAGGGTAAAATTTTTGGCGGTAGAACTATTGGGTTTGAGACGTACATAAAGGAAGTTAGCTGCACTGTCTGATACTTGCAAGGCGGGATGTTGTGCCAAAATTGCTATCAGCCTGTCACGCTCATTGAGAGTTTGTGTAACTGAACTCAGTAAGAGTTGACGATTTTGTAAAGCTACTAATGCGGCGGCTAGTGAAAAGCTTGGCAGGTTATAAGGCAAGCGGACTTTTTCTAAAATGGCGATCGCTTCTGGATGAGCAATACAATAACCCACACGCAATGCAGCTAAACGGAAAGCTTTAGAAAAAGTTCGTAGTATTATCCAATTGGGACGCTGTGCCAATTCATCCACTAAAGTATTTTGGCTAAATTCAAAGTAAGCTTCATCAATTACTACTAAAATTTCCTCTGGTAAACTTCTGAGCCATACTAATTCTGCCGCAGT encodes the following:
- a CDS encoding histidinol-phosphate transaminase — its product is MLPFIRSDLAQFTAYKPHPSSNTAEPVATQFDRLDTNESPYDLPLELKEKLAWTYQQVIETNRYPDGGHELLKDAIAEYINESANLASSPLTAANISVGNGSDELIRSLLIATCLGGEGSILVANPTFSMYGILAQTLGIKVVTVGRNETNFEIDLTAAQTAITQTQNPPIRVVFVVHPNSPTANPLTAAELVWLRSLPEEILVVIDEAYFEFSQNTLVDELAQRPNWIILRTFSKAFRLAALRVGYCIAHPEAIAILEKVRLPYNLPSFSLAAALVALQNRQLLLSSVTQTLNERDRLIAILAQHPALQVSDSAANFLYVRLKPNSSTAKNFTLQNLHQQLSNSGTLVRLLSEGLRITIGTPAENSRTWERLQAAIANCES